The genomic DNA CCATTCCCTCCGCCGGGAGCTGGAGGGGGGCTGAGGGTGTTTGTATGTCGCAGCGTGAGCGACTGTGAATTGGACTGTGGTCGGAGAGGGTCTCTATTGACAAACGTTGTGACCCGCCGTGTGTGATTGATGGGGCCTCTCCCCCCCCTGTCATCTCGGGGTCTCCATGGTGATTCGCCAGAGGGGGCTTGGGGGGGCTGAACCTGCCGAGCCCCCCTATGCCCCACACCTTGGCTCTGCACTGAGTTCTGATTGGAGTTGTGGTTCTCAGGCTCCTGGTCCAGGAAAGGAAAAGAGCTATCGTCATCTTCGTTGCTGGTTTCGTCAGAGCCAAAACCTGGTCGAAAGCAGGGTGTGTCTGTGCCAGTGCTGCTGCTAGCTGGATCAGAGCAGCTGTTGCCGTCTGCCTGCAGGTTCTCCAGACCGGACACCCTACCCCGGGTGGTGTCCAACCCCGGTAACCACTCCCCTGGTTGAGCTAGGCTTGGGTCGGGCCTGGGAGAGCAACGCCCGCTctgggagatggagagaaaagggGTGGAGGCTTGATTCTGGAGGGATCTGTGGTCTACACTGCCCTGATCCCAATGAGACACTGCAGAGAAATTAAGAAGGAAAAGGACAATAAATGCATTTTCATCTCACCACCTGTAATATAACACCTTTACACTCAAAAGAATTTCAAGGTTAtctacactaccggtcaaaagtttggggtcacttagaaatttccattccactccattatagacagaataccagctgagatcagttgcattgttttttttaaccagggcagcagttttcagattacattatgtgcttacataattccaaaagggttctccaatgtttgttagccttttaaaatgatatcagattagtaaacagaatatgCCTTTGTAACACTGGATGaatgctgataatgggcaatgtagatattgcattaaagatcagccacttcttttgcaattatgcaagcacataatgtaatctgaaaactgctgccctgattaaaaaaaacggtattctgtctgtaatggagtggaatggaaatttctaagtgaacCTAAACTTTTGGCCGGTAGTGTAGCTCTAGCATTAAAAGGCTAAATAGTCAATAGTTGGAGAAGAATATAGTGACTTCTTACATTTGGCCTTGGCTTGTGTGGCAGACAGGGTATCTCTCTGCCTCTGGTCCCCAGCAGCAATGTTTCCCTCTGGGACTTGGACTGCCACAGACCCCAGGGTAGGGTGTGATCCAGCACGCTATGGAGAACAAGTAAAACTGGTCTGTAAGGCGCGGAAAAGCCAACAGCAAGGCATGTTGCAAATGTCACCTTGTGCTGGCTGTTTTAGAAATCAGAAAAATTTAAATACTTCAGTTTATTAAACAGCCAACTTTTGTAGCAGGAGGACAGGGTATGACCTCATGTTTTACTGAAGCTCCATCCTGGCCTGTGACCTCTTCTTTCAGGCTGCTGAGGCTCTGACTGAGTCTTTCTGCTGGGTCTGAATTAGAAGAAATATCCTTCCCCACATTCAGtcctgtggaaaaaaaaaaagtgtaggtGGTCAGTAAAGCCTCTGGTGCAAGTTCAATAGTTAGAGTGATGACAAAAAAAGGTTGATCTTAATACAAAATTGGGCTGATCCCTATGCATTAAAGTTATGAATGATGGATTGGTTTGCTATGCAGCCTAGGATACAAGATGATCCTAGACTATTAGCATACTTTATGCACATTTTATTACGTCTTTTTACTCTAATGACCAAACTGAGTTGTCCATGAAATATCCAGTATTACCTGATCCTGTGAGGGTCTGCTGCCTTAAGCTTCCTTCTCTGTCTCCTGATGACATCTCTCCTTCCTCGCACCCTCCAACCTTCGCCTTCTGCCTCCTCTCCGCTTTCTCCAGCTTGCCTCGGAGGATGGAGATCTCCCCTGTTTTCTGCGCTAGCTCCGCCTGCTGTTCACACAGGCTGCTCTCAAAAATCTTGGCGATCTCGCACACAGCGGCTGCCAGAAGCGAGTCCATGACGGTGGCCAGCTGAGCGTGGAAAGCACTCCTAACAGACTCCATTGCCCTTTGTTTCAGGGATAACGGTTTAATGTTAACTGATTGATGTTTAGTTCTATTGTTGGCCTCCGGAGACAGTTGAGGGGCGATGTGGCTAACGTTCCCACTGTAAACCCTCCTCTGCCCTGACATCTACGGACTGCCATGAGATGTTTCCATGCTAAGTAGCTACGCCACTTCCAATAGCCATCTATCGCTGCAATTTGCTTTTATAACCCAATCTCCTTGCGATTAAATATCCTATGTGGCGTTTTTAGATATCTCAATAGAGCTATGGTGTCAAGACTTTTATTGTACGTTAACGTTAAGCTTGCGTTACCTTTACTTAACGTTGCAGTGTTGAAAAACAATGCGGTAATTTATATTGCAGGGACCCAGTTTGCATAGTACAAGAACATAAACATAGTCAACTTCTAGCTAGCTATAAGAAAACAGGTTGCCGTTAAATAGGCAGCGCAGTCCGGGACGATGTTAGCTGACATTAGATTAATTAGCTTTAACGTTAGCTCGCAAGCTAACGTGTAAACAAGGAAGCCAACGAAGCGTAGCCAGTGCTAGCCTGCTAGCACTTAACGGTGTTCATGCAATGGAAACAACCAAATAAGCAGATGGGCAATGGTTCTTGACTCTCGGTGGGCAAATATCTCCACTGGTTAACATTAAATCCATGAAAACCCTTTAGTAACTTTCAAAGATGCGGCGACTCGTCGTCCAGGACTAGAAGCAGGTTGATGTCTGTGATGTGATTGCAAGTCTCGCGATAAGAAAGGGGAAGGTACagcagacaaaaaagaaaagaaaaataagtgtAGATTGTTGTATAGAATAGACATTCAGATTAATCTGTTATTTTCAATGACGAGGAGGTACTATAGTTTACTGCAAGtaaatgcacataaaaaaatGCAAGACAATGTATAAAGTATGGATTTTATTGGGGAAATGTTGACAATGTACAAGTCTAGCTACACTATAAtactttatt from Perca fluviatilis chromosome 10, GENO_Pfluv_1.0, whole genome shotgun sequence includes the following:
- the LOC120567342 gene encoding zinc finger protein 408-like isoform X2, with protein sequence MSGQRRVYSGNVSHIAPQLSPEANNRTKHQSVNIKPLSLKQRAMESVRSAFHAQLATVMDSLLAAAVCEIAKIFESSLCEQQAELAQKTGEISILRGKLEKAERRQKAKVGGCEEGEMSSGDREGSLRQQTLTGSGLNVGKDISSNSDPAERLSQSLSSLKEEVTGQDGASVKHERAGSHPTLGSVAVQVPEGNIAAGDQRQRDTLSATQAKAKLSHWDQGSVDHRSLQNQASTPFLSISQSGRCSPRPDPSLAQPGEWLPGLDTTRGRVSGLENLQADGNSCSDPASSSTGTDTPCFRPGFGSDETSNEDDDSSFPFLDQEPENHNSNQNSVQSQGVGHRGARQVQPPQAPSGESPWRPRDDRGGRGPINHTRRVTTFVNRDPLRPQSNSQSLTLRHTNTLSPPPAPGGGNGRPYTCPYCTKCFTYPSHQRRHLLRHTGVRLHPCQFCDKSFLTPSELTVHTRTHTGERPFGCAQCGKRFARSGNLRAHQRDVHMGKRPFACTECGKRFAHRGNLRVHNHRVHQGDPYYMDDQQEPDIGPNPI
- the LOC120567342 gene encoding zinc finger protein 408-like isoform X1, whose product is MSGQRRVYSGNVSHIAPQLSPEANNRTKHQSVNIKPLSLKQRAMESVRSAFHAQLATVMDSLLAAAVCEIAKIFESSLCEQQAELAQKTGEISILRGKLEKAERRQKAKVGGCEEGEMSSGDREGSLRQQTLTGSGLNVGKDISSNSDPAERLSQSLSSLKEEVTGQDGASVKHEVIPCPPATKRAGSHPTLGSVAVQVPEGNIAAGDQRQRDTLSATQAKAKLSHWDQGSVDHRSLQNQASTPFLSISQSGRCSPRPDPSLAQPGEWLPGLDTTRGRVSGLENLQADGNSCSDPASSSTGTDTPCFRPGFGSDETSNEDDDSSFPFLDQEPENHNSNQNSVQSQGVGHRGARQVQPPQAPSGESPWRPRDDRGGRGPINHTRRVTTFVNRDPLRPQSNSQSLTLRHTNTLSPPPAPGGGNGRPYTCPYCTKCFTYPSHQRRHLLRHTGVRLHPCQFCDKSFLTPSELTVHTRTHTGERPFGCAQCGKRFARSGNLRAHQRDVHMGKRPFACTECGKRFAHRGNLRVHNHRVHQGDPYYMDDQQEPDIGPNPI